A window from Ardenticatenales bacterium encodes these proteins:
- a CDS encoding glucose-6-phosphate isomerase: MNEKTDPRTLVRLDALQPTLNDTLARAADRGLMRRIWAHDHTVWQPDPTEISNRLGWLDIASRLADKLEPIQALVAGVRADGYTHAVLLGMGGSSLAPEVFRLTFGVAPGHLDLAVLDSTDADVVRALADRLDPARTLFIVSTKSGTTVETLSFFKYFYNWTAVALGPEAAGAHFVAITDPGSKLARTAAQFGFRAVFENDPNIGGRYSALSYFGLVPAFLVGVDVPLLLQRARDMMSNNMRAGQDNLGLWLGTVMGEAARQGRDKITLVTSAPIASFGDWVEQLIAESTGKNGTGILPVVGELVGGPAVYGQDRLFVHLQLAGDESHVAALDALADAGYPVVRFTLADKYDLGAHYFLWEMATAVAGHHLGIHPFDQPNVESAKKLARKMVAAFQETGKLPEAETAPLSAAALSAFLAQAHAGDYIALQAYVPATPTTEAALQTLRRHLRNRTRLATTLGYGPRFLHSTGQLHKGDRGNGLFIQFTSSPEADVPIPDAAGLPDAGMTFDVLKQAQALGDYEALRGATPPRRVIRFEVGGDVDAGIQQLRPIQKNTDAE, from the coding sequence ATGAACGAAAAAACGGACCCCCGTACTCTCGTCCGCCTGGACGCCCTCCAACCCACCTTGAACGACACCCTGGCGCGCGCTGCCGACCGGGGACTTATGCGCCGCATCTGGGCGCATGATCACACGGTCTGGCAGCCCGATCCCACGGAAATCAGCAACCGTCTGGGCTGGTTGGATATTGCCAGCCGCCTGGCGGATAAGCTGGAACCGATCCAGGCGCTGGTCGCCGGCGTGCGGGCGGATGGCTACACCCACGCCGTGCTGTTGGGCATGGGCGGCTCCAGCCTGGCCCCCGAAGTATTCCGCCTCACGTTTGGCGTCGCGCCGGGGCATCTCGATCTGGCCGTGTTGGACAGCACCGACGCGGACGTGGTGCGCGCCCTGGCGGACCGCCTCGACCCGGCGCGCACGCTGTTTATCGTTTCCACCAAGTCGGGCACGACGGTGGAGACCCTGTCTTTCTTTAAGTATTTTTACAATTGGACTGCCGTCGCGTTGGGGCCGGAGGCGGCGGGGGCGCATTTCGTGGCGATCACGGACCCGGGCAGCAAACTGGCGCGGACCGCGGCGCAGTTCGGTTTTCGCGCGGTGTTTGAGAATGACCCGAACATTGGTGGACGTTATTCGGCGCTGTCTTATTTTGGATTAGTGCCGGCATTTCTCGTAGGCGTAGACGTTCCCCTGCTCCTGCAACGCGCCCGCGACATGATGTCCAACAACATGCGCGCCGGGCAGGATAATCTCGGCCTCTGGTTGGGAACCGTCATGGGGGAGGCCGCGCGCCAGGGACGCGACAAAATCACCCTCGTCACCTCCGCCCCCATCGCCAGCTTTGGTGATTGGGTGGAGCAACTCATCGCCGAAAGCACGGGCAAAAACGGCACGGGCATCCTCCCCGTCGTGGGTGAACTGGTAGGCGGGCCAGCCGTCTACGGACAGGATCGCCTCTTTGTTCACCTGCAACTGGCGGGAGATGAGAGCCATGTCGCCGCGCTGGACGCCCTCGCGGACGCCGGGTATCCCGTCGTGCGCTTCACCCTGGCGGACAAGTACGACCTGGGCGCGCACTATTTCCTCTGGGAGATGGCGACGGCGGTGGCCGGGCATCACCTGGGCATTCACCCGTTTGACCAGCCCAACGTGGAGTCGGCGAAGAAATTGGCGCGCAAGATGGTGGCTGCTTTCCAGGAGACGGGCAAACTCCCCGAAGCGGAGACGGCCCCCCTGTCGGCGGCGGCGCTGTCGGCGTTTCTGGCGCAGGCCCACGCGGGCGACTACATTGCTTTGCAGGCTTACGTTCCGGCCACGCCGACCACGGAGGCGGCGCTGCAAACGTTGCGGCGACACCTGCGTAATCGCACGCGGCTGGCGACGACGCTCGGCTATGGGCCGCGCTTTTTGCACTCCACAGGGCAACTGCACAAAGGTGACCGGGGGAATGGCCTCTTTATTCAGTTTACGTCCAGTCCGGAGGCGGATGTGCCTATCCCTGATGCGGCGGGGCTGCCGGATGCCGGCATGACGTTTGACGTACTCAAGCAGGCGCAGGCGTTGGGTGATTATGAGGCATTGCGCGGCGCGACGCCCCCCCGCCGCGTGATTCGGTTTGAGGTGGGGGGGGATGTCGATGCCGGCATTCAGCAATTAAGGCCAATCCAGAAAAATACCGATGCGGAATAG
- a CDS encoding helicase-associated domain-containing protein, whose amino-acid sequence MRSLSQALADHELIVLRVIGEWWEMDLSGADKGACVPALTQALAQLDLQEEISYLPPEEAEALQALAQQGGRIPVSIYSRKFGEVRQMGPGRMEQEEPWLDPVSPAEGLWYRGFLYRGFDKTADGMVEFFYLPDELYRQLGLTPAPSPPPARAPIRVSEPRPTLASLDVLPPPTAPAAPVAAPVDAVDDLTTILAAAQTIPLQEDNLDRLDYLLLNSDARRRGLLLTLAWDMKMLRQTDNGFKPTRAGVTWLQKGREAQLRDLAEAWSGSSWNELRYTPGLVCEGSGWENDALLARTALLDGLPRDVGWLRLADVIAGIKEHTPDFQRLDGNYDTWYIRDVATNQFLTGFDSWDLVEGRLLAFLITGPLHWLGLCDLDAAGELFRPTERMLAWLRLAPPPTAADGGAPLLVMPEGTLLVPQNASRYERFQVARVAEAQPVAGPDRPYLYRLTPVSLQEAQNQGIMPARVLEFLTQVSGQDLPPGLRRAVERWGEQGTEARLQHVTILRVSQPAILDKLRANPKTQPYLGESLGDLAVVVTDWRKLQQMTTQLGLLLEVAESGQP is encoded by the coding sequence ATGCGCTCTCTTTCGCAGGCTTTGGCCGATCACGAATTGATTGTGCTGCGCGTCATTGGCGAGTGGTGGGAGATGGATTTGTCGGGAGCGGATAAGGGGGCGTGCGTGCCGGCATTAACCCAGGCTTTGGCGCAGCTCGACTTGCAGGAAGAAATCAGCTACCTGCCGCCGGAAGAAGCAGAAGCCCTCCAGGCCCTGGCGCAACAAGGGGGACGAATCCCCGTCTCCATTTATAGCCGCAAGTTTGGCGAGGTGCGCCAGATGGGACCGGGGCGCATGGAGCAGGAAGAGCCGTGGTTGGATCCCGTCAGCCCCGCCGAAGGACTCTGGTATCGCGGTTTCCTTTATCGCGGTTTCGACAAGACCGCCGACGGCATGGTTGAGTTCTTCTACCTGCCCGATGAACTGTACCGCCAGTTAGGCTTGACGCCCGCGCCGTCGCCACCTCCGGCGCGCGCGCCCATCCGGGTGAGCGAACCCCGCCCCACCCTGGCCTCACTAGATGTCTTGCCGCCCCCCACGGCCCCCGCTGCCCCCGTCGCCGCCCCGGTCGATGCCGTGGACGACCTGACGACTATTCTGGCCGCGGCGCAGACGATACCGTTGCAAGAAGACAATCTGGATCGGTTGGATTACCTCCTGCTCAATTCCGACGCCCGGCGGCGCGGCCTGCTGCTGACGCTGGCCTGGGATATGAAGATGCTGCGGCAGACGGATAACGGCTTCAAGCCGACGCGCGCGGGCGTGACCTGGCTGCAAAAGGGGCGCGAGGCGCAGTTGCGTGATCTGGCGGAGGCGTGGAGCGGCAGCAGTTGGAATGAACTGCGATACACGCCCGGTCTGGTTTGCGAAGGGAGCGGTTGGGAGAATGACGCGCTGCTGGCGCGCACGGCGCTGTTGGATGGGCTGCCGCGCGACGTCGGCTGGCTGCGGCTGGCGGACGTGATCGCCGGTATCAAAGAACATACGCCTGATTTTCAGCGGCTCGATGGCAATTATGACACCTGGTATATCCGCGATGTGGCCACGAACCAGTTTCTCACGGGTTTTGATAGTTGGGACCTGGTGGAAGGGCGGCTGTTGGCGTTCCTGATCACGGGGCCGCTGCACTGGTTGGGTTTGTGCGACCTGGACGCGGCGGGAGAACTGTTCCGCCCGACGGAGCGGATGCTGGCCTGGTTGCGGCTGGCTCCGCCGCCGACGGCGGCAGATGGGGGCGCACCGCTGTTGGTGATGCCGGAAGGGACGCTGCTGGTTCCGCAAAATGCCAGCCGTTATGAGCGGTTCCAGGTGGCGCGGGTGGCGGAAGCGCAGCCGGTTGCCGGGCCAGATCGCCCGTATCTGTATCGGTTGACGCCGGTTTCGCTGCAAGAGGCGCAAAATCAGGGGATAATGCCGGCACGAGTCCTCGAATTCCTGACCCAAGTGAGCGGCCAGGACCTGCCCCCCGGCCTGAGACGGGCCGTAGAACGCTGGGGGGAACAGGGCACGGAAGCGCGCCTGCAACACGTCACCATCCTGCGCGTTAGCCAGCCGGCTATTCTGGACAAACTACGCGCCAACCCCAAAACGCAGCCCTACCTGGGCGAAAGCCTGGGCGACCTGGCCGTGGTCGTCACCGACTGGCGGAAATTGCAGCAGATGACCACGCAGCTCGGCTTGCTGTTGGAGGTGGCGGAAAGTGGGCAACCCTAA
- the pgl gene encoding 6-phosphogluconolactonase translates to MGNPKNRVFRKNPVFENLETLSQYAADLFVRVARDAVARRGRFLAALSGGGTPQRLYELLAQLPRLAQIPWAQTHFFWADERCVPPDADGSNYRQVREAILIHAPVPPANVHRVSGELSPPAAAAEYAQQLATFAAAGLNYPRFDLVLLGMGGDGHTASLFPGFDRGAADASPTLAVTAHYEGRPADRVTLTPPVLNAARQVVFLVAGAEKAVALARVWRGDGAEMPASLIQPHDGQLTWLVDAAAASGVKN, encoded by the coding sequence GTGGGCAACCCTAAAAACCGGGTTTTTCGCAAAAACCCGGTTTTTGAGAACCTGGAGACGTTGAGCCAGTATGCGGCGGATTTGTTCGTGCGCGTGGCGCGGGATGCCGTGGCGCGGCGCGGCCGGTTTCTGGCCGCGCTCTCCGGCGGCGGCACGCCGCAACGGCTCTACGAACTGCTGGCGCAGTTGCCGCGCCTGGCGCAAATTCCCTGGGCGCAAACGCATTTTTTCTGGGCGGATGAGCGATGCGTGCCGCCGGATGCGGACGGCAGCAACTACCGCCAGGTGCGGGAAGCAATTCTGATCCATGCGCCTGTGCCGCCGGCCAACGTACACCGCGTATCTGGAGAATTATCACCCCCCGCTGCCGCCGCCGAATACGCCCAACAGTTGGCGACTTTCGCCGCCGCCGGGCTGAATTATCCCCGCTTCGATCTGGTGCTGTTGGGCATGGGCGGCGATGGACATACGGCTTCGCTCTTCCCCGGCTTCGACCGCGGGGCGGCGGATGCCTCCCCGACGCTGGCGGTGACGGCCCATTATGAGGGGCGGCCCGCCGACCGCGTTACGCTGACGCCGCCGGTGCTGAACGCGGCGCGGCAGGTGGTGTTCCTGGTGGCCGGGGCGGAGAAGGCGGTGGCATTAGCGCGGGTGTGGCGAGGAGATGGGGCGGAAATGCCGGCATCTCTCATCCAACCCCACGATGGGCAGCTTACATGGCTTGTAGATGCGGCCGCGGCGAGTGGGGTGAAAAATTAA